Below is a window of Acidobacteriota bacterium DNA.
GAGACGGTTCCGTCTCGATCGGATGGCCTCACCGACCTTGAAGAGCTGCGGCGTCATATGAGCGAAGACGTGGCTGCGTTGATGCTCACCAATCCGAACACGCTCGGGAAGTTCGAACGGAACATCCAGGAGATCTGCGGCATCGTGCACGAGCGCGGCGGATTCGTCTACATGGACGGCGCCAATATGAATGCGCTTGCGGGTGTCGCCAAACCGGCGAAGTTTGGAATCGACGTGATGCATTTGAACCTGCACAAGACATTCTCAACCCCGCACGGCGGCGGTGGCCCCGGAGCCGGTCCGGTTGCTGTGACCTCCGAACTCGAACCCTATCTTCCCTTCCCTCGAGTCGTACGCGCTGGAGACGGGACTCTCGAGCTCGACTTCAATCGCCCGAAATCAGTCGGCCGCGTACGCGCATACTTAGGTAACTTCGGTGTGCTGGTCCGCGCGCTCGCGTACATTTTGACGCACGGCGATCAGGGCTTGCGCGAGGCGACCGAGACCGCGGTACTGAATGCGAACTACATCGCACATCATTTGAAAGACACCTTTGACGTTCCTTACCCGGGTCGCGTGATGCACGAGGTGGTTTTCTCCGATAAGCGCCAGGTCAAGCTTGGAGTTCGCAACGCTGACATCGCCAAGCGGCTGATTGACTATGGATTCTATCCGCCGACTATGTCGTTCCCGTTGATCGTCAGCGGCGCGCTGATGGTCGAGCCGACCGAAACCGAAGGCCGCGAGGAGCTGGACCTGTTCATTGATGCTATGAAGTCCATCGCCGCGGAAGCCGCCGAGGATCCCGAGTTGCTGAAGCACGCCCCTCTCACAACCAAAGTCGGCCGCCTGGATGAAGTGGCGG
It encodes the following:
- the gcvPB gene encoding aminomethyl-transferring glycine dehydrogenase subunit GcvPB, with amino-acid sequence MTKNRIKKATTHVVQNEGLLFEESRPGRIGYSVPKLDVPERPDDQLVDGRLLRDDDLEGMPELSEVDVIRHFTRLSTWNYCIDHGLYPLGSCTMKYNPRINEKIARIEGLASLHPLTPTPLAQGALDIVFRLEECLAHITGLAAVTSQPAAGAQGEMTGLMMIRAALTERGDPRKKVLIPDSAHGTNPASAVICGYTVETVPSRSDGLTDLEELRRHMSEDVAALMLTNPNTLGKFERNIQEICGIVHERGGFVYMDGANMNALAGVAKPAKFGIDVMHLNLHKTFSTPHGGGGPGAGPVAVTSELEPYLPFPRVVRAGDGTLELDFNRPKSVGRVRAYLGNFGVLVRALAYILTHGDQGLREATETAVLNANYIAHHLKDTFDVPYPGRVMHEVVFSDKRQVKLGVRNADIAKRLIDYGFYPPTMSFPLIVSGALMVEPTETEGREELDLFIDAMKSIAAEAAEDPELLKHAPLTTKVGRLDEVAAARRPVLRWRPGHREKRAEGTSSSS